CTCGGTGGCAGAAAACCCCCGACGGCGCATCACCCCTAGGGCCAGTGGCGCGACGACATGATACAGCCAATACAGCCCCGGGCGGCGGCTGGTGTCGAGAGAGCCCAAACTGCATTGCAGCCGGGCGCCGAAGCCCTGCTTGAAGCGGTAGACGCCCCACATCGGGTCCGAGGGATCGAGGCGGTCGGGCGCGCCCCAGAAGTCATACTGTCGGAGCCCGTGGCGCTTGGCCCAACGGATGGCTTCCCACTGCAGCAGGTGATTCGGCATCTTCTCGCGATGCTTGTGGGTCGACATCCCATACAGGTACCAGGCCATGTCGCCGAAGGTGAACAGCACCAGCCCGGCAACGGGGTTGTCATCGACTTCGGCCAGGAAGAGCTGGGCCCGCTCCGCTTGCTGAAAGCCCTCCCAAAGGCTCCGGTAGTACTCCCGCTCGCGAATGACGAACCGATCACGCAGCGAGGTCTCGGCATACATTGGATAGAGCAAGTCGGCATCGCCGGAAGTGCCGAGCCGAATGATGACCCCGTGCCGGGCCGCCAGGCGGAGGTTGTAGCGGGTCTTGGGGTGCATGGCGGCCAAGAGCTCCGCCTCGTCGGCCTGCAGGTCAAGCACAAAGGTGTTGCGAAACTGCACCTGCGTCCGACCGGCCGTCCAACCTTCGGCGGCGAGATCGCGCTGGAGGTCGATTGTGGCCTGGGGCGGCGCCGGGTCATCCGGGCAGGCCGTCGGGATCTCCGGGTCGATGCGAACAAAGATCGCCCCGCTTTCCGATGCCAGTCCGGCCAGATCGTGGAGCACGATTTGTCGCAGGGCCGAATCCGCCCAATCGAGCAGCGGGCCGCGCGGGCAGTACAGCATCCGCAGCGGCGAGAAGCGGCGGGACCTGCGCTCCAAGACCTGGGCGGCGGCGCGGAAGGTGCCGTCGGGCTGGCGCCAGGCCAGCCGGCGCGGCTGCCAGCCGTAGCCGGCCTTGAACTCGCCCCACTCCCAACTCTGCAGAACATGGCTGCCCGGCAGAGCTGCGACGCCGGCATTCCAGAGACGGCGATCCTCAACGATGGCGGCGGCGAGGGTCATCCTTCCATGCGCCTCCAGCGGGCCAGGAGCCGATAGGCCTGATAGGGAGCCGGGCGGTAGACGCGATCCCAGGCGCCGATCCCGCGCTTCAGCTCCCCTCCGAAACCGCGCTTGAAGCGATACA
This genomic stretch from Anaerolineales bacterium harbors:
- a CDS encoding peptidoglycan bridge formation glycyltransferase FemA/FemB family protein; its protein translation is MTLAAAIVEDRRLWNAGVAALPGSHVLQSWEWGEFKAGYGWQPRRLAWRQPDGTFRAAAQVLERRSRRFSPLRMLYCPRGPLLDWADSALRQIVLHDLAGLASESGAIFVRIDPEIPTACPDDPAPPQATIDLQRDLAAEGWTAGRTQVQFRNTFVLDLQADEAELLAAMHPKTRYNLRLAARHGVIIRLGTSGDADLLYPMYAETSLRDRFVIREREYYRSLWEGFQQAERAQLFLAEVDDNPVAGLVLFTFGDMAWYLYGMSTHKHREKMPNHLLQWEAIRWAKRHGLRQYDFWGAPDRLDPSDPMWGVYRFKQGFGARLQCSLGSLDTSRRPGLYWLYHVVAPLALGVMRRRGFSATERSLG